The following are encoded together in the Bradymonas sediminis genome:
- a CDS encoding cytochrome c maturation protein CcmE: MKDDYIEDLDAGTHHDLNELSELDATGGQGVNIWVIMAGLAVLAVLAGFMITDGFEAETYFYDVDQAVAQGEDLIGQTVRIKGQVEAGTVEGNDGELGRTFRIAEKGESIWVTYNGVLPDTFEEGVEVVAQGKVNKDYKLVADEVLVKCPSRYEGGPSSHPDDIPISPQASR, from the coding sequence ATGAAAGATGATTATATTGAAGACCTCGACGCCGGCACCCACCACGATCTAAATGAGCTCTCCGAGCTCGACGCGACCGGCGGTCAGGGCGTTAATATCTGGGTCATCATGGCCGGATTGGCCGTGCTGGCGGTCCTGGCAGGCTTTATGATCACCGACGGTTTTGAGGCCGAGACCTATTTCTATGACGTCGACCAGGCGGTCGCGCAGGGAGAGGATCTCATCGGCCAAACCGTGCGGATTAAGGGACAGGTCGAGGCCGGCACCGTCGAAGGCAATGACGGCGAGTTGGGCCGCACCTTCCGCATCGCCGAGAAAGGCGAGTCGATCTGGGTGACCTATAACGGCGTGTTGCCCGACACCTTCGAGGAAGGTGTCGAGGTCGTAGCCCAGGGCAAGGTCAACAAAGACTATAAATTGGTCGCCGACGAAGTCCTGGTGAAATGCCCGAGTCGCTACGAAGGTGGCCCCTCGTCGCACCCGGACGATATCCCGATTAGCCCGCAAGCGTCGCGCTGA
- a CDS encoding GTP 3',8-cyclase MoaA, with protein MTQPTFPDFKDRYGRKVTYLRVSITERCNFRCVYCMPAEGIGQIASKEYLSYDEIAELVEIFAAQGVTSVRITGGEPLVRADVPDLVAKLRAIDGIERIAMTTNGFLLDRYAQALKDAGLDSLNISLDTLDPERFKRITRVGDLDRVLQGIDAAQKAGFKSVKLNAVIVAGFNEDEMLDLVRFATERAMIMRFIEFMPIGDTVWANDLIGSDGAPQLPPGAGRSNLGYCVPAKTMRAEIAKHYRLEVDPKRYGTGPARYWRLHGPDTPPEGQAFGIIAAVTECFCDLCNRVRLTASGGLRACLADDDEINLRAPLRTHSDPVLRRAEIEERVHEALFGKKERHAFDIEGGSVTTKNMTSIGG; from the coding sequence ATGACACAACCGACTTTCCCCGACTTTAAGGACCGCTACGGGCGCAAGGTGACCTACCTGCGCGTCTCCATCACGGAGCGTTGCAATTTCCGCTGCGTCTACTGCATGCCAGCCGAGGGGATCGGGCAGATCGCCAGCAAAGAATACCTGAGCTACGACGAGATCGCCGAGTTGGTCGAGATCTTCGCTGCACAGGGCGTCACCAGCGTGCGCATCACCGGCGGCGAGCCCCTGGTGCGCGCCGACGTCCCCGACCTGGTCGCCAAGCTGCGCGCGATCGACGGCATCGAGCGCATCGCCATGACCACCAACGGCTTTCTGCTCGACCGCTACGCCCAGGCCCTCAAAGACGCCGGCCTCGACAGCCTCAATATCAGCCTGGACACCCTGGACCCCGAGCGCTTCAAGCGGATCACGCGCGTGGGTGACCTGGACCGCGTCCTTCAGGGCATCGACGCCGCCCAAAAAGCCGGCTTCAAATCGGTCAAGCTCAACGCGGTCATCGTCGCCGGCTTCAACGAGGACGAGATGCTCGACCTGGTGCGCTTTGCCACCGAGCGCGCCATGATCATGCGCTTTATCGAGTTTATGCCCATCGGCGACACCGTCTGGGCAAACGACCTCATCGGCTCCGATGGCGCGCCCCAACTTCCACCCGGCGCGGGCAGGTCAAACCTGGGCTATTGCGTGCCGGCCAAGACCATGCGCGCCGAGATCGCCAAGCATTACCGCCTCGAGGTCGACCCGAAACGCTACGGCACCGGCCCGGCGCGCTACTGGCGCCTGCACGGCCCGGATACCCCGCCTGAGGGCCAAGCCTTCGGCATCATCGCCGCGGTCACGGAGTGCTTCTGTGACCTGTGCAATCGCGTGCGCCTGACCGCCTCGGGCGGGCTGCGCGCGTGCCTGGCCGACGATGACGAGATCAACCTGCGCGCGCCGCTGCGCACCCACTCCGACCCGGTCTTGCGCCGCGCCGAAATCGAGGAGCGCGTCCACGAAGCCCTCTTCGGCAAAAAGGAGCGCCACGCCTTCGATATCGAGGGCGGCTCGGTGACCACCAAAAACATGACCTCCATTGGCGGATAG
- a CDS encoding type IV pilin protein → MYCSKMSRAMLIAFFCLLGAPLGCASNAAQPDQPAATSQVQPLEPAADIFARYAAYMPEDTAAVAIVRTEKASSLMQQLFYSPDPEKGQKHLDAMRADFGELLLDNFGLDPLSADVGIVVLSPSVQFIILDGEIHSDFKSQKTVRSNGLTAHYVETTEEFAGAGVWVSRLPDTPGLAVFADSATFERVASTSEPLAKSAKGELLGDLLTNSPTSAIAGVVALQGPLGQALAGQLPFPLPDALSFQIDAQLRVELRGDAATIEAVGDFVEDFRQTNLTTITRAYQDRAQRSLPESTFITLSYHLTQHLNDNLVITGTATSLELESPLPLGLVGVTSIGAISSVAIPGFLRYIKNSKAAEAQSVLNTLQRRVTQYYEEHSADGTCTLPPAANPVPADVPCCDGVGPSNGEKWTAPAGTWEQEGWKAISFSLEDPTYFAYQMLRRTPPGGPELLTLLAFADFVPGGPRHTLSLTLISRKDDAGQCTLIAQPAVVVHEYE, encoded by the coding sequence ATGTATTGCTCAAAAATGTCTCGCGCCATGCTGATCGCCTTTTTCTGCCTGCTCGGTGCACCGCTGGGCTGTGCGAGCAACGCCGCCCAGCCCGACCAGCCGGCTGCGACCTCACAGGTTCAGCCCCTGGAGCCCGCCGCCGATATCTTCGCCCGCTACGCAGCCTATATGCCGGAGGACACCGCGGCGGTTGCCATCGTGCGCACCGAGAAGGCCTCCTCGCTCATGCAACAGCTCTTTTATTCGCCCGATCCCGAGAAAGGACAAAAGCACCTCGACGCGATGCGCGCCGACTTTGGCGAATTGCTCTTGGACAACTTTGGCCTCGACCCGCTCTCTGCCGATGTTGGCATCGTCGTCTTAAGCCCAAGCGTCCAATTCATCATCTTGGACGGCGAGATTCACAGCGACTTTAAGAGCCAAAAGACGGTGCGCTCGAACGGCCTCACCGCCCACTACGTCGAGACGACCGAGGAGTTCGCGGGCGCCGGCGTATGGGTTTCGCGGCTTCCGGACACACCCGGCCTGGCCGTATTTGCGGACTCGGCGACCTTTGAGCGGGTCGCCTCCACGTCGGAGCCCCTGGCGAAGTCGGCCAAAGGAGAGCTCCTTGGCGACCTTTTAACGAATAGCCCAACCTCCGCCATCGCGGGCGTGGTCGCGCTCCAGGGACCCCTTGGGCAAGCGCTCGCGGGACAGCTTCCCTTCCCGCTGCCCGACGCGCTCTCATTTCAGATTGACGCTCAGCTCCGCGTTGAACTTCGCGGTGACGCCGCCACAATTGAGGCGGTGGGTGATTTCGTCGAAGACTTCCGCCAAACGAACCTGACGACGATAACTCGGGCCTACCAGGACCGGGCGCAGCGGAGCCTGCCCGAATCCACCTTCATCACCCTCTCCTATCACTTGACTCAGCACCTGAACGATAATCTTGTCATCACGGGCACAGCCACGAGCCTGGAACTCGAGAGTCCCCTGCCCTTGGGCCTCGTGGGCGTCACTTCGATCGGGGCAATCAGCTCGGTCGCGATCCCCGGATTTCTACGCTACATCAAGAATTCAAAAGCGGCCGAAGCCCAGAGCGTCCTAAACACCCTTCAACGACGCGTCACGCAATATTACGAAGAGCATAGCGCCGACGGCACCTGCACATTGCCGCCCGCTGCCAACCCCGTTCCGGCGGACGTCCCATGCTGTGATGGCGTCGGACCAAGCAATGGTGAGAAGTGGACGGCGCCAGCCGGAACCTGGGAGCAGGAGGGCTGGAAAGCGATCTCATTCTCGCTGGAAGATCCCACCTATTTCGCCTACCAAATGCTGCGACGCACGCCCCCGGGCGGCCCGGAACTCTTGACGCTGCTCGCCTTCGCTGACTTCGTGCCCGGCGGCCCGCGCCACACCCTCTCGCTCACCTTAATAAGCCGCAAAGATGACGCCGGCCAATGCACCCTTATCGCCCAGCCGGCGGTCGTCGTTCACGAGTATGAGTAA
- a CDS encoding efflux RND transporter permease subunit, which yields MLTKLIDLSLRHRIAVLLITGLFVLAGLMSFRELPFDAYPDTTPVQVTVNAVAPALSPLEIEGQLTFPMEQAIGGLPGLKEVRSVSKFGFSQITVVFDDATDIYLGRQVVMERLQTVELPAGASKPSLGPVSTGLGEVFQYAVTSETRSARELRTLHEWVVRPQMLSVPGVAEINTWGGYKKQFHVVIDLERLLKYDISLDEVEWALRRNNSNVGGGMVTSGGESQLLQGVGLAGGLEDLEKIVVAAIDGVPIRLGDIAKIELGHEIRRGAATAGGQGEVVLGLGFMLMGENSHEVTRALEERLAEAQKSLPDDVTLEPYYSRSDLVDTVLETVQTNLLEGALLVIAILFMLLGNLRAGLIVAAAIPLSMLFAFNMMLQFGIAGSLMSLGAIDFGLVVDSSVIMVENAERRLAEDHTRSIREVVRDAAVEVRKPTLFGELIIAVVYFPILALDGVAGKLFRPMALTVIFALLGSMIISMTLMPVLASFALKRRLRSKDKPDAHHGDVWLVRGLKKIYSPVLGWALGNRKIVLLLTGAILFNAVIIATGLATQFVPRLRETSIVINTVRLAGVSLDESVRYGTQLEQKLLDGFTDEIDKIWTRTGTAEVATDPMGLELSDVFITLHPRDQWTRARTHDELVKEMQAELDGLPGMRTIFTQPIEMRVNEMLAGIRADVGVKLYGDDFDVLSEKAGEIQTLIEALPGATDVTTEQITGLPVLRIEVDRDAIARHGMSTGEVLRYVELLGTSKVGEIREDQRRFDLVMRLPTSYREHPERLGEITISAPTGQRIPLKQLAKIEVVDSPATINREWSKRRVLVQANVSDGDIGSFVQSVREAIDANVELPAGYYVDFGGEYENMQQAQKRLLIVIPIALLLIFTLLYITYGRMLDALRVFTGVPFAAVGGIMALWLRDMPFSISAGVGFIALSGIAVLGDMVLVSHVRDLLHQGIAPLDAIRRGAMNRMRPVIMTGMVAAIGFIPMALNTGVGAEVQRPLATVVIGGIFTSTLATLIVMPVLYAVFGTGQDAD from the coding sequence ATGCTTACAAAACTCATCGATCTATCGCTTCGCCACCGAATCGCCGTGCTGCTTATCACCGGCCTGTTCGTGTTGGCCGGGCTGATGTCTTTTCGCGAACTTCCCTTTGACGCTTACCCCGACACCACCCCGGTGCAGGTCACGGTGAACGCCGTCGCGCCCGCGCTAAGCCCCCTCGAGATCGAGGGGCAGCTCACCTTCCCCATGGAGCAAGCCATCGGCGGGCTGCCGGGCTTAAAAGAGGTGCGCTCCGTCTCGAAATTCGGCTTCTCCCAGATCACCGTCGTCTTCGATGACGCCACCGATATTTACCTGGGCCGCCAGGTGGTCATGGAGCGCCTGCAGACCGTCGAGCTGCCGGCCGGCGCCTCGAAACCGTCGCTGGGTCCGGTCTCCACCGGCCTCGGCGAGGTCTTCCAATACGCCGTCACCAGCGAGACGCGCTCGGCGCGCGAGCTTCGCACGCTGCACGAGTGGGTCGTTCGCCCGCAGATGCTCAGCGTGCCCGGCGTCGCCGAGATCAACACCTGGGGCGGCTATAAAAAGCAATTCCACGTCGTCATCGACCTGGAGCGACTGCTTAAATACGATATCAGCCTCGACGAGGTGGAGTGGGCGCTGCGGCGCAATAACTCCAACGTCGGCGGCGGCATGGTCACCAGCGGCGGCGAGAGCCAGTTGCTCCAGGGCGTCGGCCTGGCCGGCGGGTTGGAGGACCTTGAGAAGATCGTCGTCGCCGCCATCGACGGCGTGCCGATCCGCCTGGGCGATATCGCCAAGATCGAGCTCGGCCACGAAATCCGCCGCGGCGCGGCGACCGCCGGCGGCCAGGGCGAAGTCGTCCTGGGCCTGGGCTTTATGCTGATGGGCGAGAATAGTCACGAGGTCACCCGAGCCCTTGAGGAGCGCCTGGCCGAAGCCCAGAAGAGCCTGCCCGATGACGTGACCCTAGAGCCCTATTATAGCCGCAGCGACCTGGTCGACACGGTGCTCGAGACGGTTCAAACCAACCTGCTCGAAGGCGCGCTCCTGGTCATCGCAATCCTCTTTATGCTGCTCGGAAACCTGCGCGCGGGCCTGATCGTGGCCGCCGCGATCCCGCTGTCGATGCTCTTCGCGTTTAATATGATGCTGCAATTTGGCATCGCCGGCAGCCTGATGAGCCTGGGCGCGATCGACTTCGGTCTGGTCGTCGACAGCTCGGTCATCATGGTCGAGAACGCCGAGCGACGCCTGGCCGAAGACCACACCCGAAGCATCCGCGAGGTCGTGCGTGACGCCGCGGTCGAGGTTCGAAAGCCGACCCTCTTTGGCGAGCTGATTATCGCGGTCGTATATTTCCCGATCCTCGCGCTCGACGGCGTCGCCGGAAAACTCTTTCGCCCGATGGCGCTCACCGTCATCTTCGCCCTGCTGGGCTCGATGATCATCTCGATGACCCTGATGCCGGTGCTGGCGAGCTTCGCGCTCAAGCGGCGCCTGCGCAGCAAAGACAAGCCCGACGCGCATCACGGCGATGTCTGGCTGGTCCGCGGTCTCAAAAAAATCTACAGCCCCGTGCTCGGTTGGGCGCTCGGAAACCGCAAGATCGTCCTGCTGCTGACGGGGGCAATCCTGTTTAACGCGGTCATCATCGCCACCGGGCTCGCGACCCAATTCGTGCCGCGCCTGCGCGAGACATCGATCGTCATCAACACCGTGCGCCTGGCCGGCGTGTCGCTGGACGAATCGGTGCGCTACGGCACCCAGCTCGAGCAAAAATTGCTCGACGGCTTCACCGACGAGATCGACAAGATCTGGACGCGCACCGGCACCGCCGAGGTCGCCACTGACCCGATGGGCCTGGAGCTCTCGGACGTGTTCATCACCCTGCACCCGCGCGACCAGTGGACCCGCGCGCGCACCCACGACGAGCTGGTCAAAGAGATGCAGGCCGAGCTCGACGGCCTCCCGGGCATGCGCACCATCTTCACCCAACCCATCGAGATGCGCGTCAACGAGATGCTCGCCGGGATTCGCGCCGACGTCGGCGTAAAACTCTACGGCGATGACTTCGACGTGCTCAGCGAAAAAGCCGGCGAGATTCAGACACTTATCGAAGCGCTGCCGGGGGCGACCGACGTCACCACCGAGCAAATCACCGGGCTTCCGGTGTTGCGCATCGAGGTCGACCGCGACGCCATCGCGCGCCACGGCATGTCGACCGGCGAGGTGCTGCGCTATGTCGAGCTTTTGGGCACCTCGAAGGTCGGCGAAATCCGCGAGGATCAGCGCCGCTTCGACCTGGTGATGCGCCTGCCCACGAGCTACCGCGAGCACCCGGAGCGCCTCGGTGAGATCACCATCAGCGCCCCCACCGGCCAGCGCATCCCGCTCAAGCAACTCGCCAAAATCGAGGTCGTCGACTCCCCGGCGACTATTAATCGTGAGTGGAGCAAGCGCCGTGTGCTCGTGCAGGCCAATGTCAGCGACGGCGATATCGGCAGTTTTGTGCAGAGCGTGCGCGAGGCCATCGACGCCAATGTCGAGCTCCCGGCGGGCTATTATGTCGACTTCGGCGGCGAATACGAGAATATGCAGCAGGCTCAAAAACGCCTGCTCATCGTCATTCCCATCGCGCTGCTGCTGATCTTTACCCTGCTCTATATCACCTACGGGCGCATGCTCGACGCGCTGCGCGTGTTCACCGGCGTGCCGTTCGCGGCGGTCGGCGGCATCATGGCGCTGTGGCTTCGCGATATGCCCTTTAGCATCTCGGCGGGCGTCGGGTTTATCGCGCTGTCGGGCATCGCGGTGCTCGGTGATATGGTGCTCGTCTCCCACGTGCGCGACCTGCTCCACCAGGGCATCGCCCCGCTCGACGCAATCCGTCGGGGCGCGATGAACCGCATGCGCCCGGTCATTATGACCGGCATGGTCGCCGCGATCGGGTTTATCCCGATGGCGCTCAACACCGGCGTGGGCGCCGAAGTGCAACGCCCCCTGGCGACGGTGGTCATCGGCGGCATCTTCACCTCAACCCTGGCCACGCTCATCGTGATGCCGGTGCTCTACGCGGTCTTTGGCACCGGGCAGGACGCCGATTGA
- a CDS encoding pilin — protein MDSDNNNKLDVDYSVRKQRGNKSCLVTALFISFGGIVLIGILAAIAIPAFQKYLARSKAAEAPLVVGKLQFQAIHYFETSSADGACQFPPSANPVPEGQECCENVGPSGGEEWTPPAQTWRQEGWKALGFEKNEPSYFAYQTINKKTDEGNDLMELRAFADFQPGGPRHTYSVTIEGHKNDQGECVANAQAPVVSNDLE, from the coding sequence ATGGACTCTGATAATAATAACAAACTCGACGTCGATTATAGCGTGCGCAAGCAGCGGGGAAACAAATCATGCCTGGTCACCGCGCTGTTCATCAGCTTCGGGGGCATCGTGCTGATCGGTATTCTGGCGGCGATCGCAATCCCTGCCTTTCAAAAATACCTCGCGCGCTCCAAGGCCGCCGAGGCCCCGCTGGTCGTGGGTAAACTCCAATTCCAGGCCATCCATTATTTTGAAACGTCGAGCGCCGACGGCGCGTGTCAATTCCCGCCCTCGGCGAACCCGGTGCCCGAAGGCCAGGAATGCTGCGAAAACGTCGGCCCGAGCGGCGGCGAAGAATGGACACCGCCGGCGCAAACCTGGCGCCAGGAGGGATGGAAGGCGCTCGGCTTTGAGAAAAACGAGCCGAGCTATTTCGCCTACCAGACGATCAACAAAAAGACCGACGAGGGCAATGATCTGATGGAGCTTCGCGCCTTCGCCGACTTCCAACCTGGCGGCCCGCGCCACACCTACTCGGTCACCATCGAGGGTCACAAAAACGACCAGGGCGAATGCGTCGCCAACGCCCAGGCGCCCGTGGTCTCCAACGATTTGGAGTAA
- a CDS encoding TolC family protein: MYEMIPTGFKTQKRLFIGAILAAFYLSATPVYAQESARNEAQKTAELLKEYTLETGQPQSMAELLAVARAHSPDWQAAKMRVTRGDAAIAGAAPFQPYNPEVDGSLGLSLNEAEVSKFEIMLSQRVDIFGQRARLIEAARLKKKALQAAENRVALQATQRVRRDFELGLIGRERLRVEHEILAFTQELFDIAKRRYEAGEEPRASLVIAQAELARARQELVAVWVDYRNALHTLAENIGWQGDTPPQPTGELEAREPLPDNARLLEQAFAQDLELVALNLELDAARAELAAAERSAWPDPRFGIGYERETRGAMPAENTLHFAIGVPIPLWNLNQGEVAEAHAKINIARQAVENRKRNLRNQLLKHADRVRGAHKQVELFEEEVLPALTAQLEMLQAGFELGDISMLDVMNARDRLLAVQRQSLDVREEYLLADSQLRELLGLTPNANTGETP, encoded by the coding sequence ATGTATGAGATGATCCCGACGGGATTTAAGACCCAGAAGCGTCTTTTTATAGGCGCTATCTTGGCCGCATTTTACCTGAGCGCGACGCCTGTCTACGCCCAGGAATCCGCGCGTAACGAGGCACAAAAAACCGCTGAACTCCTCAAGGAATACACCCTTGAGACCGGCCAGCCCCAATCCATGGCCGAGCTACTCGCCGTGGCTCGCGCGCACTCGCCCGACTGGCAGGCCGCCAAGATGCGCGTGACCCGGGGCGATGCGGCCATCGCCGGCGCGGCCCCGTTTCAGCCCTATAACCCCGAGGTCGACGGCAGCTTAGGGCTTAGTCTCAACGAGGCGGAAGTCTCGAAATTTGAGATTATGCTCAGCCAGCGGGTCGATATTTTCGGACAACGCGCCAGGCTCATCGAAGCTGCGCGCCTCAAGAAGAAGGCGCTGCAGGCGGCCGAGAACCGGGTCGCGCTGCAGGCAACCCAACGGGTGCGGCGCGACTTCGAGCTTGGCCTTATCGGCCGCGAGCGCCTGCGGGTCGAACACGAGATCCTCGCCTTTACCCAGGAACTCTTCGACATCGCCAAGCGCCGCTACGAGGCCGGCGAGGAGCCGCGCGCGTCGCTCGTGATCGCGCAGGCCGAGCTCGCCCGCGCCCGCCAGGAGCTCGTCGCGGTTTGGGTCGATTATCGAAACGCCCTGCATACCCTCGCCGAAAATATCGGCTGGCAAGGCGACACGCCGCCGCAGCCCACCGGCGAGCTCGAAGCACGCGAGCCGCTGCCCGATAACGCGCGGCTGCTTGAGCAGGCCTTTGCCCAGGACCTCGAACTCGTCGCCCTCAATTTGGAGCTCGACGCTGCCCGCGCCGAGCTCGCCGCCGCGGAGCGCAGCGCCTGGCCCGACCCGCGCTTTGGCATCGGCTATGAGCGCGAAACCCGCGGCGCGATGCCCGCCGAGAACACCCTTCACTTCGCGATCGGCGTGCCAATCCCGCTGTGGAACCTGAACCAGGGCGAGGTCGCCGAAGCCCACGCAAAGATCAATATCGCGCGCCAGGCGGTCGAAAACCGCAAGCGCAACCTCAGGAATCAACTCCTTAAGCACGCCGACCGCGTTCGCGGCGCGCATAAGCAGGTTGAACTCTTCGAAGAAGAAGTCCTGCCCGCGCTCACCGCCCAACTCGAGATGCTCCAGGCCGGCTTTGAGCTCGGCGATATCAGCATGCTGGACGTCATGAACGCCCGCGACCGACTCCTCGCCGTCCAGCGACAATCGCTCGACGTGCGCGAAGAATACCTGCTCGCCGACAGCCAATTGCGAGAATTGCTCGGCCTCACGCCGAACGCCAATACCGGAGAAACCCCATGA
- a CDS encoding efflux RND transporter periplasmic adaptor subunit translates to MKINKIAHLYMRVISFLLFLAIATAGCDSKSDPAATSASALATRPATADPQDWCAEHALPESMCTKCHPELVDGYKEAGDWCDEHGFPESVCPQCHPMQAPQTGATAHSADNGEWCAGHGLPESHCTKCHPELIPKFKEAGDWCDEHGFPESACPVCNPMTPPGAKTATAHSSDNGEWCAGHGLPESHCTKCHPELIPKFKEAGDWCDEHGFPESACPVCNPMTPPGGVAPIEGVEPGTKIIFRQDDHEKAVGIEVVAARQASVGMGITAPARIEFNQNHLADVRAPVPGIVHDVRVDFGETIEKGAPLFVLESAQVGGTQAKIQAANQEIATARANLERQEKLRETGLAAERQVELARRDLQAAQSNLGSLNNALRLAGASGAARSGRYTLRAPISGTIIARPGVVGAFATEETSLATVADTSSMWAMIDVAERDGFALKTGQSVTVTIPGATDAKFPGKITWISPAVNPRTRTITVRAEVKNPDASLRANQFATAEIGIAPDASGVVVPRSAVQRLGGGTVVFVRLSQGQYEPRVVEVDRSDGDLVQVRGTVTPGEPVVTTGAYILKTELSRDSIGAGCCEVPGE, encoded by the coding sequence ATGAAAATCAACAAGATCGCACACCTATATATGCGCGTTATTTCCTTCCTATTATTCTTGGCGATCGCCACCGCCGGTTGCGATTCGAAGTCCGACCCGGCCGCGACCAGCGCCTCTGCCCTGGCCACCCGCCCCGCCACCGCGGACCCGCAGGATTGGTGCGCCGAGCACGCGCTCCCCGAGTCGATGTGCACCAAATGCCATCCCGAACTCGTCGACGGCTATAAAGAAGCCGGCGACTGGTGCGACGAGCACGGGTTCCCCGAATCCGTCTGCCCTCAATGCCATCCGATGCAAGCACCGCAGACCGGCGCCACAGCCCACAGCGCCGACAACGGCGAGTGGTGCGCCGGACACGGCCTCCCCGAATCCCATTGCACCAAATGCCACCCCGAGCTCATCCCCAAATTCAAGGAAGCCGGCGATTGGTGTGACGAGCACGGATTCCCCGAGTCCGCCTGCCCCGTCTGCAACCCGATGACCCCGCCGGGCGCCAAGACCGCCACAGCCCACAGCTCCGATAACGGCGAGTGGTGCGCCGGGCACGGCCTCCCCGAATCCCATTGCACCAAATGCCACCCCGAGCTCATCCCCAAATTCAAGGAAGCCGGCGATTGGTGCGACGAGCACGGATTCCCTGAGTCCGCCTGCCCCGTCTGCAACCCGATGACCCCGCCCGGCGGCGTCGCGCCCATCGAGGGCGTTGAGCCCGGGACGAAGATCATCTTCCGCCAGGATGACCACGAGAAGGCGGTCGGCATCGAAGTTGTCGCCGCGCGCCAGGCCAGCGTCGGTATGGGCATCACAGCCCCGGCGCGCATCGAGTTCAACCAGAATCACCTGGCCGACGTGCGCGCCCCGGTGCCAGGCATCGTGCACGATGTGCGCGTCGATTTCGGCGAGACGATCGAAAAAGGTGCGCCCCTCTTCGTGCTTGAGAGCGCGCAAGTAGGCGGAACACAAGCGAAAATTCAGGCCGCGAATCAAGAGATCGCGACCGCCCGCGCCAACCTGGAGCGCCAGGAAAAACTGCGCGAAACCGGCCTCGCCGCCGAGCGCCAGGTCGAACTCGCCCGCCGCGATCTGCAGGCCGCCCAGTCGAACCTCGGCTCGCTCAATAACGCCCTTCGCCTGGCCGGCGCCTCCGGCGCGGCCCGAAGTGGCCGATATACCCTGCGCGCGCCGATCTCCGGCACCATCATCGCCCGCCCGGGCGTGGTCGGCGCCTTCGCCACCGAGGAGACCTCGCTGGCGACCGTCGCCGACACCTCAAGCATGTGGGCGATGATCGACGTCGCCGAGCGCGACGGCTTCGCCCTTAAGACCGGTCAATCCGTCACGGTGACCATCCCCGGGGCAACCGACGCAAAATTCCCCGGAAAGATCACCTGGATCTCGCCGGCGGTGAACCCCAGAACCCGCACCATCACGGTGCGCGCCGAGGTCAAAAACCCCGACGCCAGCCTGCGCGCCAATCAATTCGCGACCGCCGAAATCGGCATCGCCCCGGACGCATCCGGCGTGGTCGTGCCGCGCAGCGCCGTGCAGCGCCTGGGCGGCGGCACGGTCGTCTTCGTGCGCCTTAGCCAGGGGCAATACGAGCCGCGCGTGGTCGAAGTTGACCGCAGCGACGGCGACCTCGTTCAGGTCCGTGGCACCGTTACGCCAGGCGAACCCGTGGTCACCACAGGCGCGTATATTCTAAAAACCGAACTCAGCCGAGACAGCATCGGCGCGGGTTGCTGCGAAGTCCCGGGGGAATAA